In one Nicotiana sylvestris chromosome 8, ASM39365v2, whole genome shotgun sequence genomic region, the following are encoded:
- the LOC138875003 gene encoding uncharacterized protein, whose translation MDRQNHFDFIALMEPMQQTRTVDQYRRKIGFEQVVVNVSNKTWIFIDQKYDFDILFNMEQQITLRMTDTDDHKEFVITMIYAKCNAIERIEMWDTLYSLATDMSLPWLVGGDFNVIWDEEEKFGGLPVYINEIDVFRHCINTCNLFYLGFKGSIFTWWNGRDEDDCIFKRLDRCLGSMELQ comes from the coding sequence ATGGATAGACAGAACCACTTTGATTTCATTGCCTTGATGGAGCCAATGCAACAGACTAGAACTGTAGACCAGTATAGGAGAAAGATTGGCTTCGAACAAGTAGTGGTTAATGTTTCTAACAAAACTTGGATTTTCATAGATCAAAAATATGACTTTGATATCCTATTCAACATGGAACAACAGATCACTCTGAGGATGACTGATACTGATGATCATAAAGAATTTGTAATTACCATGATCTATGCTAAATGTAATgcaattgaaagaattgaaatgTGGGACACATTATACTCTTTGGCTACTGATATGTCTTTACCTTGGCTTGTTGGTGGAGACTTTAATGTGATATGggatgaagaagaaaaattcGGTGGCCTTCCAGTATATATCAATGAGATAGATGTTTTCAGGCACTGTATTAATACGTGCAATCTTTTTTATCTTGGTTTTAAAGGAAGCATTTTCACATGGTGGAATGGTAGAGATGAAGATGACTGTATTTTTAAAAGGCTTGACAGATGCTTGGGTAGCATGGAATTGCAGTAG